A genome region from Dehalococcoidales bacterium includes the following:
- a CDS encoding TIGR03936 family radical SAM-associated protein, with product MRLWERAFRRAGIPLAYSEGFNPHPRLSLAAPLPVGVTSEAELMDIFISRPVSPHWFVTSVSRQLPAGAEILEAHQTAPTMPSLQSQVRYAEYMVKLDSDHDPAAVQSAVADLLAAERLPWRHYRDTGERNYDLRALIDNIELVEQHPPGYVIRMKLRCDSGGSGRPEQVALALGFAGYPESIHRARLILQPPGEAGNGPVKPYPPQRIRR from the coding sequence ATGCGGCTCTGGGAAAGAGCCTTCCGCCGCGCCGGGATACCGCTGGCCTATTCGGAAGGCTTCAACCCTCACCCGCGCCTGTCATTAGCCGCCCCTCTTCCTGTGGGAGTTACCAGTGAAGCTGAACTAATGGACATCTTCATCTCCAGACCGGTTTCGCCGCACTGGTTCGTTACGTCGGTAAGCCGGCAGCTACCGGCCGGGGCGGAAATACTCGAGGCGCACCAGACAGCGCCCACCATGCCGTCACTGCAATCCCAGGTGCGTTACGCTGAATACATGGTGAAGCTTGATAGTGACCATGATCCGGCGGCAGTGCAATCAGCGGTTGCCGACTTACTTGCCGCGGAGCGTCTGCCGTGGCGCCACTATCGGGATACCGGAGAGCGGAACTATGACCTGAGAGCGCTAATCGATAACATTGAGCTGGTTGAGCAGCACCCTCCCGGTTACGTGATAAGAATGAAATTACGCTGTGATAGCGGCGGTTCCGGTAGACCGGAACAGGTGGCTCTGGCTCTTGGGTTTGCCGGTTATCCGGAATCAATACACCGCGCCAGACTTATCCTGCAACCACCGGGCGAAGCCGGAAACGGGCCAGTAAAGCCATACCCACCTCAACGGATACGCCGGTAA
- a CDS encoding hemolysin family protein, whose protein sequence is MFGTEETLYLVLLLICLLLSAFFSSSETAFFSLQKVRLEHLVHNRVKGASLVSRMIKKPERLLSMVLLGNNLVNTAAAALATILAIRFWGEQQGLLLATVGLTIILLIFCETSPKTIAANHAERISLTFARPLEFLSWLFTPFVIVLSRIAAFFSRLVGGTPVPRSLVSDDEIRTMISVGHREGTVEESEAEMLHKVFDFGDRPAYEIMIPRPEVVAIEQGSTVADFLALYAQSPRSRFPVFQENMDNVVGILAVKDVMMAQARGTIDNQSTIDDLVRPAYFTPETKRINELFTEMRDKNYRMAVIVDEFGGTAGIITLSRLVEEIVGEVGDELADVEKEYEVINDYTFQIDGSMRIEEANEKMQLELPEGDYETVAGFALHLLGHIPRPFEQVKYKDLKLVITEMRGLKIEKIRLTREKSHATPAN, encoded by the coding sequence ATGTTTGGTACTGAAGAAACGCTATATTTAGTGCTTCTTCTTATTTGCCTTCTTCTGTCTGCCTTCTTCTCCAGCTCGGAAACAGCCTTTTTCTCCCTGCAGAAGGTAAGATTGGAACACCTGGTTCATAACCGGGTGAAGGGTGCCAGTCTGGTTTCCCGCATGATAAAAAAACCGGAGAGACTGCTCTCGATGGTATTACTGGGCAATAATCTGGTCAACACCGCCGCCGCCGCCCTGGCTACCATCCTGGCAATCCGGTTCTGGGGGGAACAGCAGGGTCTGCTCCTGGCCACCGTCGGCTTGACCATTATTCTGCTGATATTTTGTGAGACCTCTCCCAAGACAATTGCCGCTAATCACGCCGAGCGGATTTCCCTCACCTTCGCCCGGCCCCTGGAGTTCCTCTCCTGGCTGTTTACCCCTTTCGTAATCGTGCTCAGCCGCATCGCCGCCTTCTTCAGCCGCCTGGTGGGCGGCACACCCGTACCCAGGTCTCTGGTCAGTGATGATGAAATCCGCACCATGATCTCCGTGGGTCACCGTGAGGGCACGGTGGAAGAGTCCGAGGCGGAAATGCTGCACAAGGTCTTCGATTTCGGTGACCGCCCCGCCTACGAAATCATGATCCCGCGCCCTGAGGTCGTCGCCATCGAGCAGGGCTCGACTGTAGCCGATTTCCTCGCCCTCTACGCCCAGTCCCCAAGGTCGCGTTTCCCGGTATTCCAGGAGAATATGGATAACGTCGTCGGTATCCTCGCCGTCAAGGACGTGATGATGGCCCAGGCCAGGGGCACCATTGATAACCAGAGCACCATCGATGACCTCGTTCGCCCCGCCTATTTTACCCCTGAAACCAAGCGCATCAACGAGCTCTTTACCGAGATGCGCGATAAGAACTACCGCATGGCTGTCATTGTCGATGAGTTCGGCGGTACCGCCGGTATCATTACCCTGAGCCGCCTCGTCGAGGAGATCGTCGGTGAGGTCGGCGATGAACTGGCCGATGTCGAAAAAGAGTACGAGGTAATCAATGACTATACCTTTCAAATCGACGGCAGTATGCGTATCGAGGAAGCCAACGAGAAGATGCAGCTGGAGCTGCCCGAGGGCGACTACGAGACGGTGGCCGGCTTCGCCCTTCACCTCCTCGGCCACATCCCCAGACCCTTTGAGCAGGTTAAATATAAGGACCTGAAGCTGGTGATTACCGAGATGCGCGGACTCAAAATTGAAAAAATCAGACTGACCAGGGAGAAAAGTCACGCTACGCCTGCGAATTAG
- the tsaD gene encoding tRNA (adenosine(37)-N6)-threonylcarbamoyltransferase complex transferase subunit TsaD: protein MRILGIETSCDETAAAVVEDGVSILSNRIASQIEIHARYGGVVPEVASRQHILAIIPVVKQAMADAGATWSDLGAIAVTVGPGLAGSLLIGVNVAKAIALAHGLPVIGVNHLEGHIYANWLAGHSQGVSPVFPLVCLIVSGGHSDLVLMKGHQDYVILGRTRDDAAGEAFDKAARILDLGYPGGPAIERAAAAGSASIRLPRAWLNGTNDFSFSGVKTALLRLVEGGKISTKADAAASFQEAVVDVLVGKTMAVAREYRAKQILLAGGVAANESLRQKLVADSPVPVLIPPMILCTDNAAMVAACGYYRFQGGRIDGLDLDVVPGLRLA from the coding sequence ATGAGAATACTGGGTATTGAAACCTCCTGTGATGAGACGGCAGCGGCGGTTGTGGAGGATGGGGTCAGCATTCTGTCTAATCGGATTGCTTCACAGATAGAAATTCACGCCCGTTACGGTGGAGTGGTGCCTGAAGTGGCTTCGCGCCAGCATATTCTGGCCATTATCCCGGTGGTAAAGCAGGCGATGGCTGACGCCGGGGCTACATGGAGTGATTTGGGCGCTATTGCCGTAACTGTTGGCCCGGGCTTGGCCGGCTCATTACTGATAGGAGTTAACGTGGCTAAGGCGATTGCTCTGGCTCACGGGCTGCCGGTTATCGGGGTTAACCATCTGGAGGGACACATCTACGCTAACTGGCTGGCCGGGCATAGTCAGGGTGTTTCCCCCGTTTTTCCTTTAGTCTGTCTTATTGTTTCCGGGGGGCATAGCGACCTGGTACTGATGAAGGGGCACCAGGACTATGTGATACTGGGACGGACACGGGATGATGCCGCCGGGGAAGCCTTTGATAAAGCTGCCCGGATACTTGATTTAGGCTACCCCGGAGGTCCGGCCATCGAGCGGGCTGCCGCGGCCGGTAGTGCCTCGATCCGGCTGCCCCGCGCCTGGCTGAACGGCACTAACGACTTTAGTTTCAGCGGTGTCAAGACAGCGCTGCTGCGTTTGGTGGAGGGAGGAAAGATTTCAACCAAGGCTGATGCGGCCGCCAGCTTTCAGGAGGCGGTGGTGGATGTTCTGGTAGGAAAAACCATGGCTGTGGCCCGGGAGTACCGGGCGAAGCAAATTTTACTGGCGGGCGGGGTTGCGGCCAATGAGTCGCTCCGGCAGAAGCTGGTCGCCGATTCACCGGTACCGGTTTTAATTCCCCCGATGATATTGTGCACTGATAATGCGGCTATGGTCGCTGCCTGCGGCTACTACCGTTTCCAGG